Proteins encoded within one genomic window of Triticum dicoccoides isolate Atlit2015 ecotype Zavitan unplaced genomic scaffold, WEW_v2.0 scaffold184155, whole genome shotgun sequence:
- the LOC119344763 gene encoding uncharacterized protein LOC119344763, translating to MKEQLKASRIKILAALLVFAMVTQGLAIRVKGTVRNDITDEAVSAKTTLGAGSSTTVENHHAIPRDQYSSHGGEDGSGGSGGDTTKN from the coding sequence ATGAAAGAGCAACTGAAAGCAAGTAGGATTAAGATCTTGGCTGCCTTGCTGGTCTTCGCCATGGTTACTCAAGGCTTGGCGATTCGGGTCAAGGGGACGGTGAGGAATGACATCACCGATGAGGCTGTCAGCGCAAAAACCACCCTCGGTGCAGGCAGCAGCACAACCGTTGAGAACCACCATGCAATCCCACGGGACCAGTATAGTAGCCATGGAGGAGAGGACGGATCAGGTGGCAGTGGTGGTGATACTACAAAGAACTAG